Proteins found in one Ammospiza nelsoni isolate bAmmNel1 chromosome 15, bAmmNel1.pri, whole genome shotgun sequence genomic segment:
- the CAPN6 gene encoding calpain-6 isoform X2: MSSSVQLFRDQRYHELKGQCLQQGIPFEDPEFPASDESLYYDSAAKGKVEWKRPKDLCDDPHLLVDGMSSHDFHQGKLGNCWFVAACSCLALRKSLWQQVIPDYSEQEWDPKSPRKYAGIFRFRFWRFGEWTEVVVDDLLPTENGRLIYCHSNVRNEFWSALLEKAYAKLAGSYQALDGGCAAEALVDFTGAVAESISLEEGKYGEVIPEQMKLFEDLMKVHKRGGFISCSISESPGRPSEAETEKGLIVGHAYSVTAIRKLRLGETMVLSFKAQKLFMIRLRNPWGKKEWHGAWSDSSKEWKKVSDSERKNLGLTVENDGEFWMTFEDWCKNFTDVDICRTVNTSCFSLHKTWEKEMMYGAWAKHPEALLNRSGGCFDNRETFLQNPQYLFDVKKAQDKVLVSLQQEDRRKYKKEGKGDNITIGFEILKVEDNRRYRLHKLTVQERVATSPYSNTRSVFLRRTLQQGRYVLVPTTYIPGVPTKFILRLYTDVPSKLRELKEDRPKMTCWSLLCGYPRRVTQIKVHSAEGLQKQDRSGDPYVLIKCENQSRRSPVQHDTTSPVFNTQVIFYRKDIDSPVTIQVWNSNLLRDRLLGQAVLAASPGEPRQQQRLKLRGRGGGEAAEVPGHISVTVLCSDDLGEL, encoded by the exons GACCTCTGTGACGATCCCCACCTGCTTGTGGACGGAATGAGCTCCCATGACTTCCACCAGGGCAAGCTGGGGAACTGCTGGTTTGTGGCTGCgtgctcctgcctggctttgAGGAAGAGCCTCTGGCAGCAG GTGATTCCAGACTACAGTGAGCAGGAGTGGGACCCCAAAAGCCCAAGGAAGTACGCTGGGATTTTCCGTTTCCGCTTCTGGCGCTTTGGAGAGTGGACAGAGGTGGTGGTGGATGATCTGCTGCCCACTGAGAATGGCAGGCTCATCTACTGCCATTCCAATGTGAGGAATGAATTCTGGAGTGCTCTGCTGGAGAAAGCTTATGCTAA GCTGGCTGGATCCTACCAAGCCCTGGatgggggctgtgctgcagaagccCTGGTGGATTTCACTGGAGCAGTGGCAGAATCCATCAGTTTGGAGGAGGGCAAATACGGTGAGGTTATTCCTGAGCAGATGAAGCTGTTTGAAGACTTGATGAAAGTGCATAAAAGAGGAGGGTTCATCAGCTGCTCCATTTCG GAGTCCCCTGGGCGGCCCAGCGAGGCAGAGACAGAGAAGGGGCTGATCGTGGGCCATGCCTACTCTGTGACTGCCATCAGGAAGCTGCGCCTCGGGGAGACCATGGTGCTCTCCTTCAAGGCACAAAAGCTGTTCATGATCAGGCTGAGGAACCCCTGGGGCAAGAAGGAGTGGCATGGTGCTTGGAGTGACAG cTCTAAAGAGTGGAAGAAAGTCAGCGATTCTGAGCGCAAGAATTTGGGGCTCACTGTTGAGAACGATGGAGAGTTCTG GATGACGTTTGAGGACTGGTGTAAGAATTTCACAGATGTGGACATCTGCAGGACTGTGAACACCTCCTGCTTCAGCCTCCACAAGACCTGGGAGAAGGAAATGATGTATGGGGCTTGGGCAAAGCATCCAGAGGCCCTGCTGAACCGATCTGGGGGCTGCTTTGATAACAGAGAGACCTTCCTGCAGAACCCCCAG TACCTCTTTGATGTTAAGAAGGCCCAGGACAAAGTGCTGGTGTCCTTACAGCAGGAGGATCGCCGCAAGTACAAGAAAGAAGGCAAAGGAGACAACATCACCATTGGCTTTGAAATCCTCAAG gtggaGGACAACAGGAGGTACAGGCTGCACAAGCTGACGGTGCAGGAGAGAGTGGCCACGTCTCCCTATTCCAACACTCGCAGCGTGTTCCTGAGAAGGACCCTGCAGCAAGGCCGCTACGTCCTGGTCCCCACCACCTAcatcccaggtgtccccacaAAATTCATCCTCAGGCTCTACACAGATGTGCCTTCAAAACTCAG ggagctgaaggaAGATAGGCCTAAAATGACGTGTTGGAGTCTTCTTTGTGGCTACCCACGCAGAGTCACCCAAATCAAAGTCCACTCTGCAGAGGGTTTGCAGAAACAAGACAGATCAGGAG ATCCCTATGTGCTCATCAAGTGTGAGAACCAGAGCCGGCGCTCCCCGGTGCAGCACGACACCACCAGCCCCGTGTTCAACACCCAGGTGATCTTCTACAGGAAGGACATCGACAGTCCTGTCACCATCCAG GTGTGGAACAGCAACCTCCTGAGGGACCGGCTCCTGGGGCAGGCGGTGCTGGCAGCGTCCCCCGGCGAGCcccgccagcagcagcggctgaAGCTGCGGGGCAGGGGCGGCGGGGAAGCGGCCGAGGTGCCGGGGCACATCAGCGTCACCGTGCTGTGCAGCGATGACCTCGGCGAGCTCTGA
- the CAPN6 gene encoding calpain-6 isoform X1: protein MSSSVQLFRDQRYHELKGQCLQQGIPFEDPEFPASDESLYYDSAAKGKVEWKRPKDLCDDPHLLVDGMSSHDFHQGKLGNCWFVAACSCLALRKSLWQQVIPDYSEQEWDPKSPRKYAGIFRFRFWRFGEWTEVVVDDLLPTENGRLIYCHSNVRNEFWSALLEKAYAKLAGSYQALDGGCAAEALVDFTGAVAESISLEEGKYGEVIPEQMKLFEDLMKVHKRGGFISCSISESPGRPSEAETEKGLIVGHAYSVTAIRKLRLGETMVLSFKAQKLFMIRLRNPWGKKEWHGAWSDSSKEWKKVSDSERKNLGLTVENDGEFWMTFEDWCKNFTDVDICRTVNTSCFSLHKTWEKEMMYGAWAKHPEALLNRSGGCFDNRETFLQNPQYLFDVKKAQDKVLVSLQQEDRRKYKKEGKGDNITIGFEILKVEDNRRYRLHKLTVQERVATSPYSNTRSVFLRRTLQQGRYVLVPTTYIPGVPTKFILRLYTDVPSKLRELKEDRPKMTCWSLLCGYPRRVTQIKVHSAEGLQKQDRSGGADPYVLIKCENQSRRSPVQHDTTSPVFNTQVIFYRKDIDSPVTIQVWNSNLLRDRLLGQAVLAASPGEPRQQQRLKLRGRGGGEAAEVPGHISVTVLCSDDLGEL, encoded by the exons GACCTCTGTGACGATCCCCACCTGCTTGTGGACGGAATGAGCTCCCATGACTTCCACCAGGGCAAGCTGGGGAACTGCTGGTTTGTGGCTGCgtgctcctgcctggctttgAGGAAGAGCCTCTGGCAGCAG GTGATTCCAGACTACAGTGAGCAGGAGTGGGACCCCAAAAGCCCAAGGAAGTACGCTGGGATTTTCCGTTTCCGCTTCTGGCGCTTTGGAGAGTGGACAGAGGTGGTGGTGGATGATCTGCTGCCCACTGAGAATGGCAGGCTCATCTACTGCCATTCCAATGTGAGGAATGAATTCTGGAGTGCTCTGCTGGAGAAAGCTTATGCTAA GCTGGCTGGATCCTACCAAGCCCTGGatgggggctgtgctgcagaagccCTGGTGGATTTCACTGGAGCAGTGGCAGAATCCATCAGTTTGGAGGAGGGCAAATACGGTGAGGTTATTCCTGAGCAGATGAAGCTGTTTGAAGACTTGATGAAAGTGCATAAAAGAGGAGGGTTCATCAGCTGCTCCATTTCG GAGTCCCCTGGGCGGCCCAGCGAGGCAGAGACAGAGAAGGGGCTGATCGTGGGCCATGCCTACTCTGTGACTGCCATCAGGAAGCTGCGCCTCGGGGAGACCATGGTGCTCTCCTTCAAGGCACAAAAGCTGTTCATGATCAGGCTGAGGAACCCCTGGGGCAAGAAGGAGTGGCATGGTGCTTGGAGTGACAG cTCTAAAGAGTGGAAGAAAGTCAGCGATTCTGAGCGCAAGAATTTGGGGCTCACTGTTGAGAACGATGGAGAGTTCTG GATGACGTTTGAGGACTGGTGTAAGAATTTCACAGATGTGGACATCTGCAGGACTGTGAACACCTCCTGCTTCAGCCTCCACAAGACCTGGGAGAAGGAAATGATGTATGGGGCTTGGGCAAAGCATCCAGAGGCCCTGCTGAACCGATCTGGGGGCTGCTTTGATAACAGAGAGACCTTCCTGCAGAACCCCCAG TACCTCTTTGATGTTAAGAAGGCCCAGGACAAAGTGCTGGTGTCCTTACAGCAGGAGGATCGCCGCAAGTACAAGAAAGAAGGCAAAGGAGACAACATCACCATTGGCTTTGAAATCCTCAAG gtggaGGACAACAGGAGGTACAGGCTGCACAAGCTGACGGTGCAGGAGAGAGTGGCCACGTCTCCCTATTCCAACACTCGCAGCGTGTTCCTGAGAAGGACCCTGCAGCAAGGCCGCTACGTCCTGGTCCCCACCACCTAcatcccaggtgtccccacaAAATTCATCCTCAGGCTCTACACAGATGTGCCTTCAAAACTCAG ggagctgaaggaAGATAGGCCTAAAATGACGTGTTGGAGTCTTCTTTGTGGCTACCCACGCAGAGTCACCCAAATCAAAGTCCACTCTGCAGAGGGTTTGCAGAAACAAGACAGATCAGGAG GGGCAGATCCCTATGTGCTCATCAAGTGTGAGAACCAGAGCCGGCGCTCCCCGGTGCAGCACGACACCACCAGCCCCGTGTTCAACACCCAGGTGATCTTCTACAGGAAGGACATCGACAGTCCTGTCACCATCCAG GTGTGGAACAGCAACCTCCTGAGGGACCGGCTCCTGGGGCAGGCGGTGCTGGCAGCGTCCCCCGGCGAGCcccgccagcagcagcggctgaAGCTGCGGGGCAGGGGCGGCGGGGAAGCGGCCGAGGTGCCGGGGCACATCAGCGTCACCGTGCTGTGCAGCGATGACCTCGGCGAGCTCTGA